The proteins below are encoded in one region of Pseudomonas putida S13.1.2:
- a CDS encoding DUF488 domain-containing protein has translation MIRCKRVYDAVTADDGQRVLVDRLWPRNLRKEDLHGQWLREVAPSHDLRRAFHQGAVDFAGFTQRYQQELAAHPEHWYPLLDLAGKGPLTLLYAGKDTEHNNARVLAEWLESELDRHGPGSSPVCYAQ, from the coding sequence ATGATCCGCTGCAAGCGTGTCTACGACGCGGTCACCGCCGACGATGGCCAGCGTGTGCTGGTAGACCGCCTGTGGCCGCGCAACCTGCGCAAGGAAGACCTGCACGGGCAGTGGTTGCGCGAAGTGGCACCCTCGCATGATTTGCGCAGGGCATTTCACCAGGGCGCGGTCGACTTTGCCGGTTTTACCCAGCGCTACCAGCAAGAGCTGGCTGCCCACCCCGAGCATTGGTACCCCTTGCTGGACCTGGCCGGAAAGGGCCCACTAACCCTGCTGTATGCAGGCAAGGACACCGAGCACAACAATGCGCGGGTGCTGGCCGAATGGCTGGAAAGCGAACTGGACCGTCATGGGCCGGGCAGTTCACCGGTATGCTATGCCCAATGA
- a CDS encoding GNAT family N-acetyltransferase, with the protein MPLHLIPANDNHRSFARDLTRRAMLPYYREFDLLWIEEAFDQAWGWREQWLISEGDSPLGFCSLSQDRQALFIRELHLLPEHRGRGIGSWVLEELALWAGQRRLPLLRLMVFRSNPARLLYQRHGFVEMGEDACFVRMQRAIG; encoded by the coding sequence ATGCCGCTACATTTGATTCCCGCCAACGACAATCACCGTTCGTTTGCCCGCGACCTCACGCGGCGCGCCATGCTGCCGTACTACCGTGAATTTGACCTGCTTTGGATCGAGGAAGCCTTCGACCAGGCGTGGGGTTGGCGCGAGCAGTGGCTGATCAGCGAAGGCGACAGCCCGTTGGGTTTCTGCAGCCTCAGCCAGGACCGCCAGGCGCTGTTTATCCGCGAGTTGCACCTGTTGCCCGAACACCGCGGCCGCGGTATCGGCAGCTGGGTACTGGAAGAGCTGGCGCTGTGGGCCGGTCAGCGGCGCCTGCCGTTGCTGAGGCTGATGGTGTTTCGCAGCAACCCGGCGCGGCTGTTGTACCAGCGCCACGGCTTTGTCGAAATGGGCGAGGACGCATGCTTTGTACGCATGCAACGCGCGATAGGTTAG
- a CDS encoding helix-turn-helix domain-containing protein: MNGIGPRLREERERLGMTQRVFGDIGGVEPNAQGKYESGERTPRVDYLAALAARGVDALYVLSGMRTPAPLEGLSTDESGLLGAFRQLPIDDQAAIWHLLGRLSSDRKPRQTVRPVTVERQAFLTEAMR, translated from the coding sequence ATGAACGGGATTGGTCCGCGGCTGCGGGAAGAGCGTGAGCGCCTGGGCATGACCCAGCGCGTGTTTGGCGATATCGGTGGGGTCGAGCCCAACGCCCAGGGCAAGTATGAAAGCGGCGAGCGTACGCCGCGGGTCGATTACCTTGCAGCGCTGGCGGCCAGGGGGGTGGATGCACTGTACGTGCTTAGCGGCATGCGCACGCCGGCCCCGCTAGAGGGCTTGAGTACGGATGAGTCGGGGTTGCTGGGCGCCTTTAGGCAGTTGCCGATCGACGACCAGGCGGCCATCTGGCACCTGCTGGGCCGCTTGAGCAGCGATAGAAAGCCCCGGCAAACCGTGAGGCCTGTCACTGTTGAGCGTCAGGCGTTTCTTACAGAAGCAATGCGTTAG
- the uvrY gene encoding UvrY/SirA/GacA family response regulator transcription factor produces the protein MIRVLVVDDHDLVRTGITRMLADIDGLQVVGEGDSGESALKLARELKPDVVLMDVKMPGIGGLEATRKLLRSHPDIKVVAVTVCEEDPFPTRLLQAGAAGYLTKGAGLDEMVQAIRLAFAGQRYISPQIAQQLALKPFQPQGSPFDTLSEREIQIALMIVGCQKVQIISDKLCLSPKTVNTYRYRIFEKLSVTSDVELTLLAVRHGMVDASL, from the coding sequence TTGATTAGGGTCTTAGTGGTCGACGATCACGATCTGGTACGAACCGGTATTACCCGCATGCTGGCCGACATCGATGGCCTGCAGGTGGTGGGTGAGGGTGACTCGGGCGAATCCGCGCTCAAGCTGGCCCGCGAGCTGAAGCCTGACGTGGTGCTGATGGACGTGAAAATGCCCGGCATCGGCGGCCTTGAGGCCACCCGCAAACTGCTGCGCAGCCACCCGGACATCAAGGTAGTGGCCGTGACCGTGTGCGAGGAAGACCCGTTCCCCACCCGCCTGTTGCAAGCCGGTGCCGCCGGCTACCTGACGAAGGGCGCAGGCCTTGACGAAATGGTCCAGGCCATCCGCCTGGCATTTGCCGGCCAGCGCTACATCAGCCCGCAAATCGCCCAGCAGCTGGCGCTGAAACCGTTCCAGCCGCAGGGCTCACCGTTCGACACGCTGTCGGAGCGGGAAATCCAGATTGCCCTGATGATCGTCGGCTGCCAGAAAGTGCAGATCATCTCTGACAAGTTGTGCCTCTCGCCCAAGACCGTCAATACTTACCGTTATCGGATCTTTGAAAAACTCTCGGTCACCAGCGACGTCGAACTGACCTTGCTGGCCGTTCGCCACGGTATGGTCGACGCAAGCCTGTAA
- the uvrC gene encoding excinuclease ABC subunit UvrC: protein MSQVFDASAFLATCSGRPGVYRMFDAEARLLYVGKAKNLKKRLASYFRKTGLAPKTAALVGRIAQVETTITANETEALLLEQNLIKEWRPPYNILLRDDKSYPYVFLSDGEFPRLGIHRGAKKAKGRYFGPYPSAGAIRESLSLLQKAFSVRQCEDSYYANRTRPCLQYQIKRCKGPCTDLVTPEEYAEDVRHSVMFLEGRSQQLGNELNAEMEKAAMALDFEKAAELRDQIALLRRVQDQQYIEGGSGDVDVIAAFVNPGGACVHLISVRGGRVLGSKNFFPQVGIEEEVAEVMAAFLSQYYLGNAERELPGELIVNVVHEDFDAITEALHTLRGRELTISHRVRGTRARWQQLAVTNAEQALNARLANRQHMAARFEALAEVLGLDEVPQRLECYDISHSSGEATVASCVVFGPEGALKSDYRRFNIEGVTAGDDYAAMHQALTRRYGRIKDGEGKLPDVLLVDGGKGQLNMARDVMQELGFTDLTLLGVAKGVTRKAGFETLYLNDVHHEFTLKGDSPALHLIQQIRDEAHRFAITGHRARRGKARRVSSLEDVAGVGPKRRRDLLKHFGGLQELNRASVDEIAKAPGISKKLAESIYASLHSE, encoded by the coding sequence ATGTCCCAAGTGTTTGATGCCAGCGCATTCCTGGCCACCTGCAGTGGTCGCCCGGGCGTTTACCGAATGTTCGACGCCGAAGCCCGGCTGCTTTACGTGGGCAAGGCCAAGAACCTCAAGAAACGCCTGGCCAGCTATTTCCGCAAGACCGGCCTGGCGCCCAAGACCGCCGCGCTGGTAGGGCGTATCGCGCAGGTCGAAACCACCATCACCGCCAACGAAACCGAGGCGTTGCTGCTGGAGCAGAACCTGATCAAGGAGTGGCGGCCGCCGTACAACATCCTGCTGCGCGACGACAAATCCTACCCTTACGTGTTCCTGTCCGACGGCGAGTTCCCGCGGTTGGGCATTCACCGTGGGGCGAAGAAGGCCAAGGGCCGCTACTTTGGCCCATACCCCAGCGCCGGGGCTATCCGCGAAAGCCTTAGCCTGCTGCAAAAGGCCTTTTCGGTGCGCCAGTGCGAAGACAGCTACTACGCCAACCGCACCCGGCCGTGCCTGCAGTACCAGATCAAACGCTGCAAAGGGCCCTGCACCGATCTGGTCACCCCCGAAGAATACGCCGAGGACGTGCGCCACTCGGTGATGTTCCTTGAAGGCCGTAGCCAGCAACTGGGCAACGAGCTGAATGCCGAGATGGAGAAGGCCGCCATGGCCCTCGACTTCGAAAAGGCCGCTGAGCTGCGCGACCAGATCGCCTTGTTGCGCCGCGTGCAGGACCAGCAGTACATCGAGGGCGGCAGTGGTGACGTCGATGTCATCGCCGCCTTCGTCAACCCGGGTGGCGCCTGCGTGCACCTGATCAGCGTGCGCGGTGGCCGGGTGCTGGGCAGCAAGAACTTCTTCCCGCAGGTGGGCATCGAGGAGGAAGTGGCCGAAGTCATGGCCGCATTCCTTTCCCAGTACTATCTGGGCAACGCCGAACGCGAACTGCCCGGCGAGTTGATCGTCAACGTTGTTCACGAAGATTTCGATGCCATCACCGAAGCGCTGCACACCCTGCGTGGCCGCGAGCTGACCATCAGCCACCGGGTACGCGGCACGCGCGCCCGCTGGCAGCAGCTGGCAGTGACCAATGCCGAGCAGGCGCTTAATGCTCGCCTGGCCAACCGCCAGCACATGGCTGCACGTTTCGAGGCCTTGGCCGAAGTGCTGGGCCTGGACGAAGTGCCGCAGCGCCTGGAATGCTACGACATCAGCCATTCCAGTGGCGAAGCTACCGTGGCCAGTTGCGTGGTATTCGGCCCAGAAGGCGCGCTGAAGTCCGACTATCGCCGCTTCAACATCGAAGGCGTCACGGCCGGCGATGACTACGCCGCCATGCACCAGGCCCTGACCCGCCGTTACGGGCGCATCAAGGACGGTGAGGGCAAGCTGCCCGACGTGTTGCTGGTGGACGGCGGCAAGGGCCAGCTGAACATGGCCCGCGATGTGATGCAGGAACTGGGCTTCACCGACCTGACCCTGCTCGGGGTGGCCAAGGGCGTAACCCGCAAGGCCGGTTTTGAAACCCTGTACCTGAACGACGTGCACCACGAGTTCACGCTGAAAGGTGATTCACCGGCCCTGCACCTGATTCAGCAGATCCGCGACGAAGCCCACCGTTTCGCCATTACTGGCCACCGCGCTCGCCGCGGCAAGGCCCGCCGGGTGTCCAGCCTGGAGGATGTGGCCGGGGTAGGGCCCAAACGCCGGCGCGATCTGCTGAAACATTTCGGCGGCCTGCAGGAGCTCAACCGCGCCAGTGTCGATGAAATCGCCAAAGCCCCCGGCATCAGTAAAAAGCTTGCCGAGTCGATTTATGCCAGCCTGCATAGCGAGTAG
- the pgsA gene encoding CDP-diacylglycerol--glycerol-3-phosphate 3-phosphatidyltransferase has translation MNIPNLLTVLRVLLIPCFILLFYMPYDWSYMAASSVFAVAAATDWLDGYLARRLQQSTPFGAFLDPVADKLMVAVALVLLVQTHANFWLTLPAAVIIGREIVVSALREWMAELGARAHVAVSNLGKWKTAAQMLALVILLANPPAVTFWVILGYGLLLVAAGLTLWSMVHYLLAAWPHLREGSEQK, from the coding sequence ATGAATATTCCAAACCTGCTCACCGTTCTACGCGTCCTGCTCATTCCGTGCTTCATTCTGCTGTTCTACATGCCCTATGACTGGAGCTACATGGCAGCCAGCAGCGTGTTTGCCGTTGCCGCCGCCACCGACTGGCTGGACGGCTACCTGGCGCGTCGCCTGCAGCAGAGCACGCCGTTCGGTGCCTTCCTCGACCCGGTGGCTGACAAGCTGATGGTGGCCGTGGCCCTGGTGCTGCTGGTACAGACCCACGCCAACTTCTGGCTGACCCTGCCGGCGGCGGTCATCATTGGCCGCGAGATCGTGGTGTCGGCCCTGCGCGAGTGGATGGCCGAGCTAGGGGCGCGGGCGCATGTGGCGGTGTCCAACCTTGGCAAGTGGAAGACCGCGGCGCAGATGCTGGCGCTGGTGATCCTGCTGGCCAACCCGCCAGCGGTAACGTTCTGGGTGATTCTGGGCTACGGGCTGCTGCTGGTGGCGGCGGGGCTGACGCTGTGGTCGATGGTGCACTACCTGCTGGCTGCCTGGCCGCACCTGCGCGAAGGCTCCGAGCAGAAATAA
- a CDS encoding SDR family NAD(P)-dependent oxidoreductase: MRALVSGGSSGIGASACLRIAEAALARGSQPKIAVCGQAPNATQDEVVRTIKAMGGVAISLSGDLGDPAVPEQLVAAAVAEFGGLDTLVANAGIASPGAICNLSLEDWDDMFAVNLRGAWLLAKASYPHLRESRGSACFTSSMSGQLPHAGSGAYSPTKAALTMLAQTLALEWAPEGIRVNVVSPGMTHTPMSEKMYADPQIKKAREGIIPLGRIGEPMDIANVIEFLVSPLAGFVTGQDICVDGGFSKSILSHIPGRPSSKS, encoded by the coding sequence ATGAGAGCGTTGGTTAGTGGCGGTAGTAGCGGCATCGGTGCTTCTGCATGCCTGAGAATCGCGGAGGCGGCGCTTGCCCGGGGCTCGCAGCCGAAAATTGCCGTTTGTGGCCAGGCTCCAAACGCAACCCAGGATGAGGTCGTTCGAACAATCAAGGCCATGGGTGGCGTCGCGATTTCGTTGTCCGGTGATCTTGGCGATCCTGCAGTGCCTGAGCAGCTGGTAGCAGCTGCAGTTGCAGAATTTGGCGGGCTTGACACGCTGGTTGCGAATGCCGGCATCGCCAGCCCCGGCGCGATCTGTAATTTGTCCCTTGAGGACTGGGACGACATGTTCGCCGTCAATCTTCGCGGCGCTTGGTTGCTTGCCAAGGCAAGCTACCCGCATCTTCGCGAGAGCCGAGGCTCAGCGTGCTTCACCTCTTCGATGTCTGGCCAGCTTCCGCATGCCGGCTCTGGCGCCTACAGCCCCACCAAGGCAGCATTAACCATGTTGGCGCAAACGCTGGCTCTGGAGTGGGCACCTGAGGGCATTCGAGTGAATGTCGTGTCGCCAGGTATGACGCATACACCCATGTCTGAAAAAATGTATGCTGATCCGCAGATCAAGAAAGCACGGGAAGGGATTATTCCGCTGGGGAGAATTGGTGAGCCAATGGATATCGCGAACGTGATCGAGTTTCTCGTTAGCCCGCTAGCCGGCTTTGTCACCGGGCAGGATATTTGTGTCGATGGCGGCTTTTCCAAGTCGATACTTAGCCATATCCCGGGCCGACCGAGCTCCAAATCCTAG
- a CDS encoding sugar phosphate isomerase/epimerase family protein, whose translation MIISTFSYLWSSTAIDAIAQLSEHGHRVFEVPVSSPHCWPVEMSTAERSAASVRLRQYDAKIRSLNAGGYDINLASPAANMRQKSIDHIKAVIDLAVAWDTREVVISPGTRRPMISPPLEKTYDWMYESLAVLTPLAKQAGVRLLLENTPYCFTPTMRELAEVVGVLNDDVVRVVYDIANAAYIGEDPVASLLAYQSAIDFVHVSDTGTDVWGHDPVGTGIVDFVGLGEAVHATCGIENCVLEIIREENALYELNKGVQDLRDKGWNIP comes from the coding sequence ATGATCATCAGCACGTTTTCTTATCTGTGGTCGTCCACGGCAATCGATGCAATTGCGCAGTTGTCTGAGCATGGGCACCGTGTGTTCGAGGTGCCCGTAAGCTCGCCACATTGCTGGCCGGTGGAAATGTCGACCGCAGAGCGTTCTGCTGCAAGCGTGCGACTGCGTCAGTACGATGCGAAGATCAGGTCGCTCAATGCCGGCGGCTATGACATAAACCTGGCCAGCCCCGCCGCCAACATGCGTCAGAAGAGCATCGATCACATCAAGGCGGTGATTGACCTGGCAGTCGCCTGGGATACCCGGGAGGTGGTGATCTCCCCTGGCACCCGGCGCCCGATGATTTCTCCACCGCTTGAAAAGACTTATGACTGGATGTACGAGAGCCTGGCGGTTTTGACGCCATTGGCGAAGCAGGCGGGTGTTCGCTTGCTGCTAGAAAATACCCCGTATTGCTTCACGCCTACGATGCGGGAGTTGGCAGAGGTTGTTGGGGTTCTCAATGATGATGTCGTCAGGGTCGTTTATGACATCGCCAATGCTGCTTATATAGGTGAGGATCCGGTAGCGAGTTTGTTGGCCTATCAAAGCGCTATCGACTTTGTGCATGTCTCCGACACCGGCACGGATGTTTGGGGTCATGATCCAGTTGGCACCGGAATCGTGGACTTCGTCGGATTGGGTGAGGCCGTTCACGCGACCTGCGGTATTGAAAACTGCGTGCTCGAAATCATCCGCGAAGAAAACGCTTTGTACGAGCTGAACAAAGGTGTGCAGGATCTGCGTGACAAGGGTTGGAACATTCCGTAA
- a CDS encoding IclR family transcriptional regulator — MSHIGRYFNTLELLLSHPGGLALSEISEQTQVPMATAHRILSALRERGYVYQDEQDHYCLTLKIPSMGVNYITETGFARIMQPLLNELARETGEHVRLAEVAEDHLTWVLQATKNTRGLQYRRALDEKIIPHTTAAGKAWLSTMRDERAMRILAAWDIENSREYAGPNARVSIRDIFDDIALIRKEGHAIVREEGEVGVCVVAVPVFDVSRPNNSGPVATLSIAGPIARMHEETLDAHIERLKRSAIRVGECWSLWTSVSGEDSLPSR; from the coding sequence TTGTCACATATAGGCCGCTACTTCAATACTTTGGAACTGCTCCTTTCACATCCAGGCGGCCTCGCCCTGTCTGAAATCAGTGAACAGACTCAAGTGCCCATGGCCACGGCTCACCGTATATTGAGCGCCCTGCGGGAAAGAGGCTACGTTTACCAGGACGAGCAGGACCATTACTGCCTGACGCTGAAAATCCCCAGCATGGGCGTGAACTACATCACTGAAACCGGCTTTGCCAGGATCATGCAACCTTTGCTTAACGAACTCGCCAGGGAAACCGGCGAACATGTTCGCTTGGCGGAAGTTGCAGAGGATCATCTGACGTGGGTACTGCAAGCCACGAAAAATACCAGGGGGCTTCAATACCGCCGCGCCCTGGATGAAAAAATCATTCCCCATACCACTGCGGCAGGCAAAGCATGGCTCTCCACCATGCGTGATGAACGCGCGATGCGCATTCTCGCCGCCTGGGATATCGAGAACAGCCGGGAGTACGCAGGGCCTAACGCACGCGTTTCGATACGCGACATTTTCGATGACATCGCGCTGATCCGCAAAGAGGGGCACGCGATAGTCAGAGAAGAAGGTGAAGTGGGCGTGTGCGTTGTGGCAGTGCCTGTATTCGACGTATCACGGCCAAACAACTCGGGCCCAGTGGCAACCCTCAGCATCGCCGGCCCCATCGCACGCATGCACGAGGAAACCCTGGATGCTCATATCGAACGCTTGAAAAGGTCGGCCATCAGGGTTGGCGAGTGCTGGTCGCTGTGGACTTCGGTGAGCGGTGAAGATTCGCTGCCCTCACGCTAA
- a CDS encoding Gfo/Idh/MocA family protein: MNVVLLEVSHWHTPLYLDALERLPDVTVTAVSDATGSRGPALAQRFGAQLYDHWETLLENEEADFAFAFGPHDELYAMGTALIEQKVPFAMEKPCGLTQHEVLDLYQRTEADGLFVAVPLIWRHSELLNRLKQEARQREAKWRTLAFRFNAGPPGRYLANSCSWMLEPKRSGGGCTINLAPHFVDLVQEISGEAIRSVSAVMYRDPLLTAVEIGSLMTLVTESGCICTIETGYNYPANTPEQREYSFSMSTDQFYARSTADGMRLVDAAGQASDLHMSLNSDVYYDNFVTDILAADRDSAYAGAGLATMHRVMRIIEAAYESDRLGGVPIKV; encoded by the coding sequence TTGAACGTCGTTCTCCTGGAAGTCAGTCACTGGCACACCCCCCTCTATCTCGATGCTCTGGAGCGTTTGCCTGATGTAACGGTCACGGCGGTGTCCGACGCAACAGGATCGCGGGGGCCTGCTCTCGCCCAGCGTTTCGGTGCACAACTTTACGATCACTGGGAAACCCTGCTGGAAAACGAGGAGGCTGATTTCGCCTTTGCCTTTGGCCCACACGATGAGCTGTATGCCATGGGTACGGCATTGATCGAGCAAAAAGTCCCCTTCGCGATGGAAAAGCCCTGTGGACTAACCCAGCACGAAGTGCTGGACCTTTACCAACGCACCGAAGCCGACGGCCTGTTCGTGGCGGTGCCGCTGATATGGCGGCACAGCGAATTACTGAACCGCCTGAAACAAGAAGCCAGGCAGCGTGAAGCCAAGTGGAGGACCCTGGCGTTTCGATTCAACGCTGGCCCGCCTGGCCGCTACCTGGCTAACAGTTGCTCCTGGATGCTTGAGCCGAAACGCTCGGGTGGCGGATGCACAATCAATCTCGCGCCACATTTCGTCGATCTGGTTCAGGAAATTTCTGGCGAGGCGATTCGAAGCGTGTCGGCAGTGATGTATCGCGACCCGCTACTGACAGCCGTTGAGATCGGCTCGTTGATGACCCTGGTGACCGAGAGTGGCTGCATCTGCACTATCGAAACGGGGTACAATTATCCCGCCAATACCCCCGAGCAGCGGGAGTATTCATTTTCAATGTCAACTGATCAGTTTTACGCACGCTCCACCGCAGATGGCATGCGGCTGGTCGACGCGGCCGGGCAGGCAAGTGACCTGCACATGAGCTTGAACTCTGACGTGTATTACGACAACTTCGTAACCGACATCCTGGCGGCTGACCGTGATAGTGCTTATGCAGGCGCCGGGCTAGCAACCATGCACCGCGTCATGCGTATCATCGAGGCGGCCTATGAGTCAGATCGCCTGGGCGGCGTCCCCATCAAGGTCTAA
- a CDS encoding shikimate dehydrogenase family protein — translation MHPLITGNTRIYGLIGDPLKSAKSPMLLNRLFAEAQTDAVCIPLEVGTQGLAEFVKGARAVRNLAGLLVTMPHKQTMLEVVDILHPTARQVGAINVVRCDKDGRWEGAVFDGLGCILGMQRQGVSVLGKSVLLVGAGGSGRDIAFAVAAAGARSLIISDLDPHRAADLAQNAGKEGLCDVQAGPADPAGHDIVINATPLGMNPDDPMPIEAEHLTPAMVVVDNITRSEPTALLLAAQARGCKTLDGQPMHLGQALLALGFLGFKDIERRYSTGL, via the coding sequence ATGCACCCACTCATCACCGGCAACACGCGCATCTATGGATTGATAGGTGACCCGCTCAAGAGCGCCAAATCCCCGATGCTGCTGAACAGGCTATTCGCCGAAGCACAGACTGACGCCGTCTGCATCCCATTGGAGGTCGGCACGCAGGGCCTGGCCGAGTTTGTCAAAGGCGCGCGCGCTGTGCGCAACCTCGCTGGGCTTCTGGTCACCATGCCGCACAAGCAAACCATGCTTGAAGTCGTGGACATTCTTCACCCCACCGCGCGCCAGGTAGGGGCAATAAATGTGGTTCGCTGCGACAAGGACGGTCGCTGGGAGGGCGCTGTGTTCGATGGGCTCGGCTGCATACTGGGCATGCAGCGTCAGGGAGTTTCTGTACTTGGGAAATCGGTTCTCCTGGTCGGAGCCGGTGGCTCGGGAAGGGACATCGCTTTTGCCGTTGCCGCTGCTGGCGCCCGCTCACTGATCATTTCAGATCTGGATCCGCACCGTGCCGCCGACCTGGCGCAAAACGCTGGCAAAGAAGGTTTGTGCGATGTGCAGGCAGGGCCCGCAGACCCTGCAGGTCATGACATCGTTATCAATGCTACCCCGCTCGGCATGAACCCTGATGATCCGATGCCAATAGAAGCAGAGCACTTGACCCCCGCCATGGTGGTGGTCGACAACATCACTCGATCCGAGCCAACCGCGTTGTTACTGGCGGCACAAGCACGCGGATGCAAAACCCTTGATGGCCAGCCCATGCATTTAGGCCAAGCCTTGCTGGCACTGGGTTTCCTGGGCTTCAAAGACATCGAGCGTCGCTACTCGACCGGACTGTAA
- a CDS encoding MFS transporter yields MSHGIPSDPHSKRQSRKAAASGWIGSALEYYDFFIYATAAALLFPQLFFPTDNPTVGIIVSLASFGVGYIARPIGAVVLGHLGDRHGRKTVLVYCMFLMGFSTMCIGLLPTYEQIGVWAPAILITLRLIQGFAVAGEVSCASSMTMEHAPDGRRGYFASFTLQGVQAGQLLAAGVFLPLAQFMPADDFASWGWRIPFLLSAVVLVVGWIIRREVHEAPVFAEAQAGDKPRKLPVVEVLTESWKDVLRVVCMALSAVLAILASVFGATYAVQPAYGIGFPSGLFMWIPVLGNLCAVILIPFVGKLSDRIGRRPPVIVGVLCGGLLSFGYLYAISIHNLWLSLILSLLMWGVAYQGFNGVFPSMFPELFRTRVRVTGMAIGQNIGVACTAFLPALFVSVAPPGTENIPLKIGALTFGICAICAIAAFTTRETFRIRLSELGDPNAVPMSKEEYELLQEKSNPRSSSSAPNQALKNQLQ; encoded by the coding sequence ATGAGCCATGGCATCCCGAGCGATCCACACTCCAAGCGTCAGTCGAGGAAGGCCGCTGCTAGCGGCTGGATCGGATCGGCGTTGGAGTACTATGACTTTTTCATTTATGCGACTGCCGCAGCCCTGCTTTTCCCGCAGCTGTTCTTTCCAACGGACAATCCCACCGTGGGCATCATCGTTTCACTCGCCAGCTTCGGCGTGGGATACATCGCACGCCCTATAGGCGCGGTGGTGCTGGGGCACCTGGGTGACCGCCATGGCCGCAAGACCGTCCTGGTCTACTGCATGTTCTTGATGGGTTTCTCGACCATGTGCATTGGCCTGCTCCCCACCTACGAGCAGATCGGCGTGTGGGCGCCCGCAATACTGATCACCTTGCGTCTTATCCAAGGGTTTGCGGTTGCCGGCGAGGTGTCTTGCGCAAGCTCCATGACCATGGAGCATGCCCCTGATGGGCGCCGTGGTTACTTCGCAAGCTTTACGCTTCAAGGCGTGCAAGCTGGGCAACTGTTGGCGGCGGGGGTTTTCCTGCCGCTGGCCCAATTCATGCCCGCAGATGATTTTGCGTCCTGGGGCTGGCGAATTCCGTTCCTGCTTAGCGCTGTGGTGCTTGTGGTCGGCTGGATCATCCGCCGTGAAGTACATGAAGCCCCGGTCTTCGCTGAGGCGCAAGCAGGGGACAAGCCTCGTAAATTGCCAGTGGTCGAAGTGCTCACCGAAAGCTGGAAGGATGTGTTGCGCGTCGTCTGCATGGCACTCTCTGCAGTCCTGGCAATCCTCGCCTCCGTGTTCGGCGCCACCTATGCAGTCCAGCCTGCTTACGGTATTGGCTTCCCCTCAGGCTTGTTCATGTGGATTCCAGTCCTGGGCAATTTGTGCGCGGTGATACTTATCCCATTCGTCGGTAAACTCTCTGACAGAATTGGGCGTCGCCCCCCAGTGATCGTGGGCGTGCTCTGCGGCGGCCTGTTGTCGTTTGGGTACCTCTATGCGATCAGCATCCACAATCTCTGGCTGTCACTGATCCTGTCGCTTCTCATGTGGGGCGTGGCCTACCAAGGTTTCAATGGTGTTTTCCCAAGCATGTTCCCAGAGTTGTTCCGCACTCGGGTACGCGTCACCGGTATGGCTATCGGTCAAAACATCGGCGTGGCATGCACTGCGTTTCTGCCAGCGCTGTTCGTATCGGTTGCGCCTCCTGGCACCGAAAATATCCCCCTGAAAATTGGCGCCCTGACGTTTGGTATCTGTGCAATCTGCGCAATTGCAGCGTTCACTACCCGCGAAACGTTCCGTATTCGCCTGAGCGAACTTGGCGACCCCAACGCTGTGCCGATGTCGAAGGAGGAGTACGAACTGCTGCAGGAAAAGTCCAATCCCAGATCGAGCAGTAGCGCCCCCAATCAAGCGCTGAAAAATCAACTGCAGTGA